A window of Metabacillus sp. B2-18 contains these coding sequences:
- a CDS encoding YtoQ family protein, whose product MEFIVYLAGEIHTNWREQLKKETAKRNLPFKFVGPMERHDLSDDIGEKIIGEQPGPVYKDEAASSINNLRTSLLMNKADLVIALFGEKYKQWNTAMDASTAITLNKPLILIKPEQLHHPLKELSNKANVTVENIQQALDVLSYVVEA is encoded by the coding sequence ATGGAATTTATTGTGTACTTGGCAGGAGAAATACATACAAATTGGCGCGAGCAATTAAAAAAGGAAACAGCAAAACGTAATTTACCTTTTAAATTTGTAGGACCAATGGAACGACATGATTTATCCGATGATATTGGTGAAAAAATTATTGGAGAACAACCTGGACCTGTTTACAAAGATGAAGCTGCATCAAGTATTAATAATTTGCGAACATCTTTGTTAATGAATAAAGCTGACCTTGTTATCGCACTATTTGGAGAAAAATACAAGCAGTGGAATACCGCAATGGACGCAAGTACAGCTATTACATTAAACAAACCTCTTATTTTAATAAAACCTGAACAGCTTCATCATCCATTAAAAGAGTTGTCTAATAAAGCAAATGTAACTGTTGAAAACATTCAACAAGCACTTGATGTCCTATCGTATGTAGTTGAAGCATGA
- a CDS encoding IS1182 family transposase yields the protein MKYDHISFVNYNMNQLVLPLDLEILIPQNHLSIIVHEAVEKLDDTLLVQPYKGGGRPSYHPKMLLKVIIYAYTQKVYSGRQIEKLLTENIYFMWLSGSQTPDFRTINRFRSERMKDIIYQVFFSIVELLREKGLVKLEHYFVDGTKIEANANQYTFVWRKATEKYEKSLDDKYRQLALQIEHILEKEEKTATSMGLEEKLKETPITSEQIEQSIKKLEKHLETEPKNKEAKKAVRLLKKDYLPRKVKYEEQNQLFNGRNSFSKTDNDATFMRMKEDHMRNGQLKPGYNVQTGTEGQFITGFSLHQRAGDPGCLIPHLQHLEEHGVKPEKIVADSGYGSEENYDFLEREGRTAYIKYNTFDQEQKRNWKNKIERVENMEYDEELDEFICANKQRLVFQYETSKTSDNEYVSIKRKYSCFECAGCPFQKTCAKGKEQKTITISLENQRQRKEIRERLQSEEGRKLYSQRKCDVESVFGQIKHNQQFRRFSMRGLQKNTIEWGLLCVAHNCKKMQKAIKRNKAKEDIGCQ from the coding sequence ATGAAATATGATCATATTTCTTTCGTTAATTATAACATGAATCAGTTAGTTCTTCCATTAGACCTTGAAATTCTCATCCCTCAAAATCATTTATCTATCATTGTTCATGAAGCTGTAGAAAAGCTAGACGATACTTTGTTGGTTCAACCTTACAAAGGTGGTGGACGCCCATCATATCATCCAAAAATGTTACTTAAAGTCATCATTTATGCTTATACACAAAAAGTTTACTCAGGAAGACAAATAGAGAAATTACTAACCGAAAATATCTACTTTATGTGGTTAAGTGGTAGTCAAACTCCTGATTTTCGTACGATTAATCGTTTTCGATCGGAGCGAATGAAAGACATAATCTATCAAGTTTTCTTTTCAATTGTAGAGTTACTACGTGAAAAAGGATTAGTCAAGCTGGAGCACTATTTTGTAGATGGGACTAAGATCGAAGCAAATGCAAATCAGTATACTTTTGTTTGGAGAAAAGCGACAGAGAAATATGAAAAAAGTTTAGATGATAAATATCGTCAACTCGCTTTACAAATTGAGCATATCCTTGAAAAAGAGGAAAAGACCGCCACTTCCATGGGGCTAGAAGAAAAGTTAAAAGAAACTCCGATTACCTCGGAACAGATTGAACAAAGTATTAAAAAGTTAGAAAAGCATTTAGAGACAGAACCCAAAAATAAAGAGGCGAAAAAAGCTGTTCGATTATTAAAGAAAGACTACCTTCCTCGAAAAGTGAAATATGAAGAACAAAATCAACTTTTCAATGGAAGAAACAGTTTCTCGAAAACAGATAATGATGCGACCTTTATGAGAATGAAGGAAGATCATATGCGAAATGGGCAGTTAAAACCAGGATATAATGTACAAACAGGAACAGAAGGTCAATTTATTACAGGTTTCTCTCTACATCAAAGAGCAGGTGATCCAGGCTGCTTAATCCCTCATCTTCAACACCTGGAGGAGCACGGAGTGAAACCAGAAAAAATAGTTGCCGATTCTGGTTATGGTAGTGAGGAAAACTATGACTTTTTAGAAAGAGAAGGACGAACAGCGTACATAAAATATAATACATTTGATCAGGAACAAAAAAGAAACTGGAAAAATAAAATCGAACGTGTAGAAAATATGGAGTACGATGAGGAACTAGATGAGTTTATATGTGCAAACAAGCAACGCCTTGTATTCCAGTATGAAACCTCAAAAACTTCTGATAATGAATATGTTTCAATTAAAAGAAAGTATTCATGTTTTGAATGTGCCGGCTGCCCTTTCCAAAAAACTTGTGCCAAAGGAAAAGAACAAAAAACAATTACAATATCACTAGAAAATCAAAGGCAACGAAAAGAGATTCGTGAACGTCTTCAGAGTGAAGAAGGACGAAAATTATATAGCCAACGAAAATGTGATGTGGAAAGTGTATTTGGACAAATAAAACATAATCAGCAGTTCAGACGCTTTTCAATGCGTGGCCTCCAAAAAAATACGATTGAATGGGGGCTTCTTTGCGTTGCACATAACTGTAAAAAAATGCAGAAGGCAATAAAAAGAAATAAAGCAAAAGAGGATATTGGATGCCAATAA